A part of Bacillus rossius redtenbacheri isolate Brsri chromosome 1, Brsri_v3, whole genome shotgun sequence genomic DNA contains:
- the LOC134527681 gene encoding uncharacterized protein LOC134527681 isoform X2 — protein sequence MRLIRLQRRGSPGGGSGTSTPPATRGAPRGGHRAGMTEEGCPAASPASDCNSNRTDERTASVTSNASSSQDADFVQDNSDYQWFLDYGYRDGGRQHCSVLSCCEEGYHSDMARHLDANLAELDMETFRSEDINSVLATLPVMCCGDLQVERQGEMFASVSGSMMAKFDFDSSISAHTSSRNDSAGSTDTMSICKSELLFSPVRDCPLPATNFSVDSLDCDHDIMLTCQANKDNYTIAFEGSATLYSEDSDYHEPGDSGRASQSSTWARHCFKPHAGGGRALETSMARSDPAYTTWSKLKKRSSEVQLARHPSGNNNDVCGVGDVSALKSQSLPDLHRRRRNRLLSSASNMASSVESEPRAVKLYDHRRGSITSDTNSSVDGGARRRNFSLVRLFMRQRSASNEGVFCAMDQSSASECWPPSANSQSENDSDSYGQEPRVSARNEINARERCDNARNSPAIIDDDYSCENGNREATEAAETENSTCGFEDSLMEPSRKDPQFHQHELIAEETEEEQASERSESVEQLSESFSKIEESFMDLGANSGISDRAEEILATGSSRSEKKLRQFNVNNNNSVERDAETADKPKPLRERSRRTQTRRDGNVCGSVSSRSSTGGSISNCSSSDETDTTKLQKLPASRRCASGVTTCACHTKSTSTQVPVHLMNRSMQTSVNADTSSLKSSPFRFVESPDGTSLIKIIRPSCDGKLGSLKEGEILKPLYVLFPNYTLPDLGFLKEKRKEIDVGNVFLMPQQLGSISPLKDCMDPGGGEKARKKRSPVNGKSPRPFSCNDVEALRKKGFGHIKDWDSLTFLLPREYCQFLSEVPEVLRHVKGREERPEPLFCVSPPSRARPTSCDCGSFAAAQTAAAATNVSSSSSTATQPSSGYRGSSTMLLTDSSSNHPAPAGHGGNPLFVYRYDSVSSESSLVGAPQQGGGRQLPVLPKRSISLPTHGKGPDTPPRPPLPRSILRKSLCSGSPQYACKVHKNNANTKRYSMFELGGDGRGRSVAGKQQRASYHDAGLTGCLEDLGKKLAERHSPEKDVDELEDEDYDDEGVDAGTDSSFEDGGCRFRARPPTPPLPRTPDEPTEKVLKLEEFLHLSGLSMVVSGDGTETWTEGDRSRLRAEVSKFLLDKNGPRGCADESEDRDCRFGGSSAKKVSFAEKVCVRVRDEAEVKEGTSIILPTPHNSSAVIENTYKHFQGERGSPCGRSECVVPRAAGQSEPTCRSPGGTSPVDMAQKRDLVTAVSDAVEGIVGHFAAARNQDHCARLGSSEHTPACAKLVLSRLCPALYAALGDGLRPELDTIFGPVANSVWQVVEASAQQGVMTKHLNELVLRINSEDIMTEGRVKFNTFVFGLLNVRSLDAWVSYLRTRESIIRKHFSPHGLLLLATTAGAPVHGLLDQLVASLQPLSLLPFQLDLLFESKQLHMSLRRLDAFQKPAAAVAEEEPAKPWTLRKLVRSLQNSLTQSFEDDALPGWPHRSPKSPPKNVSDEEATPLPDLLGERPRPRSGVDSGGFSLVSDLASTVRKRWSGIQLGSKLFQAFDRLTAEDGDDEYPDSLETNLRPDAGRKGSGSSGSTGEDFSEGVPRDGAASPAPSTQEGVEQGTGRFRKLQMKWEMLSGKETSTEKVSPVTSPQSQGSGGSTPSTGRSRIPRLVTSPVRPASGIPVPARRGSQPPKAGSPGMIPRRPVPAAARCSRLDQLQSAGKPARPSSLPYRPPSARGLPVVSGRGQEQHRRAASSSLSRQKQAAGGAQPLQRWVRTLCHRLPSDSGHLSFNEGERLRVVLNVDGKWLLCCRGDRKGLVPRAAVVPLSEVMSARV from the exons AACGACTCCGCCGGCTCGACGGACACCATGTCCATCTGCAAGTCGGAGCTGCTGTTCTCGCCGGTGCGCGACTGCCCGCTGCCGGCGACCAACTTCAGCGTCGACTCGCTGGACTGCGACCACGACATCATGCTCACGTGCCAGGCCAACAAGGACAACTACACCATCGCCTTCGAGGGCAGCGCGACTCTCTACTCGGAGGACTCGGACTACCACGAGCCAG GCGACAGCGGCAGGGCGTCCCAGTCCAGCACCTGGGCGCGGCACTGCTTCAAGCCCCACGCGGGCGGGGGCCGTGCCCTGGAGACCTCGATGGCGCGCTCCGACCCGGCCTACACCACCTGGAGCAAGCTGAAGAAGCGGTCCAGCGAGGTGCAGCTGGCGCGACACCCCTCGGGCAACAACAACGACGTCTGCGGCGTCGGGGACGTCTCGGCGCTGAAGAGCCAGAGCCTGCCGGACCTGCACCGGCGGCGGAGGAACCGCCTCTTGTCCTCGGCGAGCAACATGGCGTCCTCGGTGGAGTCCGAGCCGCGGGCCGTCAAGCTGTACGACCACCGGCGCGGCAGCATCACCTCCGACACCAACAGCTCGGTGGACGGCGGGGCCCGCAGGCGCAACTTCAGCCTGGTGCGACTCTTCATGAGGCAGCGCAGCGCCAGCAACGAGGGCGTCTTCTGCGCCATGGACCAGTCCTCGGCCAGCGAGTGCTGGCCGCCGTCCGCCAACAGCCAGTCGGAGAACGACAGCGACTCGTACGGGCAGGAGCCGAGGGTGAGCGCCCGCAACGAGATCAACGCCCGGGAGCGGTGCGACAACGCGCGGAACAGCCCGGCCATCATCGACGACGACTACAGCTGCGAGAACGGCAACCGGGAAGCCACCGAGGCCGCGGAGACGGAGAACTCGACGTGCGGCTTCGAGGACAGCCTGATGGAGCCGAGCAGGAAGGACCCGCAGTTCCACCAGCACGAACTGATCGCGGAGGAGACGGAGGAGGAGCAGGCGTCGGAGCGGTCCGAGTCCGTGGAGCAGCTCTCGGAGAGCTTCTCCAAGATCGAGGAGTCCTTCATGGACCTCGGTGCGAACAGCGGCATCAGCGACCGCGCGGAGGAGATCCTCGCCACGGGCTCCAGCCGCAGCGAGAAGAAACTCCGCCAGTTCAACGTGAACAACAACAACAGCGTGGAGAGGGACGCGGAGACCGCCGACAAGCCGAAGCCACTGCGGGAGCGAAGTCGAAGGACACAAACCAGGAGAGACGGAAACGTGTGCGGCAGCGTCTCCAGTCGGTCCTCGACCGGCGGCAGCATCAGCAACTGCAGCTCGAGCGACGAGACGGACACCACGAAGCTCCAGAAGCTGCCGGCGTCCAGGCGTTGCGCGAGTGGCGTCACGACGTGTGCGTGCCACACCAAGAGCACCTCCACCCAGGTCCCGGTCCACCTCATGAACCGCAGCATGCAGACCTCTGTCAACGCAGACACGAGCTCTCTCAAGTCCTCGCCCTTCAGGTTCGTCGAGAGCCCCGATGGCACATCTCTGATTAAGATCATCAGGCCCTCGTGCGACGGGAAGCTGGGCTCCTTGAAGGAAGGGGAGATACTGAAGCCTTTGTATGTTCTGTTTCCAAACTACACCCTGCCAGACTTGGGCTTCCTGAAAGAGAAAAGGAAGGAGATAGATGTCGGGAATGTGTTTCTGATGCCGCAACAGCTGGGGTCAATCTCTCCCTTGAAAGACTGCATGGATCCCGGAGGTGGAGAGAAGGCGAGGAAGAAGCGGTCTCCTGTCAACGGGAAGTCTCCCCGGCCGTTCTCCTGCAACGACGTGGAGGCTCTGAGGAAGAAGGGCTTCGGCCACATCAAGGACTGGGACTCGCTGACGTTCCTCCTGCCGAGGGAGTACTGTCAGTTCTTGTCGGAGGTGCCGGAGGTGTTGCGGCACGTGAAGGGGAGGGAAGAGCGGCCGGAGCCTCTCTTCTGCGTCTCGCCGCCGTCGCGCGCGCGCCCGACGAGCTGTGACTGCGGGTCCTTCGCGGCGGCCCAGACCGCGGCGGCAGCCACCAACGTCTCCTCCTCGTCCAGCACGGCCACGCAGCCCTCATCGGGCTACCGTGGGTCGTCCACCATGCTCCTGACCGACTCCTCGTCCAACCATCCGGCCCCGGCGGGCCATGGCGGGAACCCACTGTTCGTGTACCGCTACGACAGCGTGAGCTCCGAGTCGAGCCTGGTGGGCGCGCCGCAGCAGGGCGGTGGGCGGCAGCTGCCCGTGCTGCCCAAGCGCTCCATCTCCCTGCCCACGCACGGGAAGGGCCCGGACACGCCCCCGAGGCCCCCGCTGCCCCGGAGCATCCTGCGCAAATCCCTGTGCAGCGGAAGCCCGCAGTACGCCTGCAAAGTGCACAAGAACAATGCCAACACCAAGCGGTACAGCATGTTCGAGTTGGGTGGTGATGGGCGGGGCAGGTCCGTCGCGGGGAAGCAGCAGCGGGCTTCCTATCACGATGCGGGGCTCACTGGGTGTCTCGAGGACCTCGGGAAGAAGCTTGcggagcgacactcgcccgagaaggATGTGGACGAGTTGGAGGACGAGGACTACGACGACGAGGGCGTCGACGCGGGGACCGACAGCAGCTTCGAGGACGGCGGGTGCCGGTTCCGGGCACGCCCGCCGACACCACCGCTACCAAGGACACCGGACGAACCAACAGAGAAGGTCCTGAAGCTGGAGGAGTTCCTTCACCTGAGCGGCCTGTCGATGGTCGTGTCGGGCGATGGGACGGAGACCTGGACGGAGGGGGACAGGAGCAGGCTACGGGCAGAGGTCAGCAAGTTCCTCCTGGATAAGAATGGGCCGAGAGGATGCGCGGATGAAAGTGAAGACCGCGACTGCAGGTTCGGCGGAAGTAGCGCGAAGAAGGTCAGCTTCGCGGAGAAGGTGTGCGTGAGGGTCCGAGATGAGGCAGAGGTCAAGGAAGGCACGAGCATCATTCTGCCAACTCCTCACAACTCCTCGGCGGTGATCGAAAACACCTACAAGCATTTCCAG GGAGAGAGAGGCTCCCCATGCGGGCGGTCAGAGTGCGTCGTGCCACGTGCCGCGGGCCAGTCCGAGCCCACCTGCAGGTCCCCGGGAGGCACGTCACCCGTCGACATGGCGCAGAAGCGAG ACCTGGTGACGGCAGTGAGCGACGCGGTGGAGGGCATCGTGGGCCACTTTGCGGCGGCCAGGAACCAGGACCACTGCGCGCGGCTCGGCAGCTCGGAGCACACGCCCGCGTGCGCGAAGCTGGTGCTGTCACGGCTGTGCCCCGCGCTCTACGCCGCGCTGGGCGACGGGCTCAGGCCGGAGCTGGACACCATCTTCGGGCCCGTCGCCAACTCCGTGTGGCAGGTCGTTGAGGCGTCCGCCCAGCAAG gtgttATGACTAAACATCTCAATGAGCTAGTCTTACGAATCAACTCCGAAGACATTATGACAGAAGGAAGAGTCAAGTTCAACACCTTTGTGTTTGGCCTGCTGAA CGTGCGGTCTCTGGATGCCTGGGTGAGCTACCTGCGGACGCGCGAGAGCATCATCCGTAAGCACTTTTCCCCGCATGGCCTCCTGCTACTGGCGACGACGGCCGGGGCGCCGGTGCACGGGCTCCTGGACCAGCTGGTGGCGTCCTTGCAGCCCCTCTCGCTGCTGCCCTTCCAGCTGGACCTCTTGTTCGAGAGCAAGCAGCTGCACATGAGCCTCCGGAGGCTGGACGCCTTCCAGAAGCCGGCGGCGGCCGTGGCCGAGGAGGAACCGGCCAAGCCCTGGACCCTGCGGAAGCTTGTCCGATCCCTACAGAACAGTCTGACGCAGTCCTTCGAGGACGATGCGCTACCCGGGTGGCCCCACCGCAGCCCCAAGTCGCCCCCGAAGAATGTTAGTGATGAGGAGGCCACCCCCTTGCCGGACCTTCTGGGGGAGAGGCCCCGCCCGCGGTCGGGCGTCGACTCTGGAGGGTTCTCCCTGGTGAGCGACCTGGCCAGTACCGTGAGGAAGCGCTGGAGCGGCATCCAGCTGGGCTCCAAGCTGTTCCAGGCCTTCGACCGGCTCACGGCAGAGGACGGGGACGATGAGTACCCGGACAGCCTGGAGACGAACCTAAGGCCCGACGCCGGCCGGAAGGGGTCAGGCTCGTCCGGCTCCACCGGGGAGGACTTCTCGGAGGGCGTGCCCCGTGATGGTGCAGCCTCGCCGGCCCCAAGCACGCAGGAGGGGGTGGAGCAGGGTACAGGCCGCTTCCGGAAGCTGCAGATGAAGTGGGAGATGCTGAGCGGGAAGGAGACGAGCACGGAGAAGGTGTCGCCGGTGACCTCCCCGCAGAGCCAGGGCAGTGGAGGCAGCACGCCCAGCACTGGCCGGTCCAGGATCCCTCGTCTGGTGACCTCTCCCGTGAGGCCGGCCTCGGGCATCCCGGTGCCAGCGAGGCGTGGGTCGCAGCCCCCGAAGGCAGGCTCCCCGGGGATGATACCCCGCAGGCCGGTGCCCGCCGCGGCACGGTGCAGTCGCCTGGACCAGCTGCAGAGCGCGGGGAAGCCGGCGCGTCCCAGCAGCCTGCCCTACCGGCCGCCCAGCGCCCGAGGGCTGCCGGTGGTTAGCGGCCGTGGGCAGGAGCAGCACCGGCGGGCGGCGTCGTCTTCGCTGAGTCGCCAAAAGCAGGCCGCCGGCGGGGCCCAGCCGTTGCAGAG GTGGGTGCGGACGCTGTGCCACCGACTGCCGTCCGACAGCGGTCACCTGTCCTTCAACGAGGGCGAGCGACTGCGCGTGGTCCTTAACGTGGACGGCAAGTGGCTGCTGTGTTGTCGTGGCGACCGGAAGGGGCTGGTACCCCGCGCGGCGGTCGTGCCGCTTTCGGAGGTGATGTCCGCCCGTGTGTGA
- the LOC134527681 gene encoding uncharacterized protein LOC134527681 isoform X3, whose amino-acid sequence MEESGAPRGGHRAGMTEEGCPAASPASDCNSNRTDERTASVTSNASSSQDADFVQDNSDYQWFLDYGYRDGGRQHCSVLSCCEEGYHSDMARHLDANLAELDMETFRSEDINSVLATLPVMCCGDLQVERQGEMFASVSGSMMAKFDFDSSISAHTSSRNDSAGSTDTMSICKSELLFSPVRDCPLPATNFSVDSLDCDHDIMLTCQANKDNYTIAFEGSATLYSEDSDYHEPGDSGRASQSSTWARHCFKPHAGGGRALETSMARSDPAYTTWSKLKKRSSEVQLARHPSGNNNDVCGVGDVSALKSQSLPDLHRRRRNRLLSSASNMASSVESEPRAVKLYDHRRGSITSDTNSSVDGGARRRNFSLVRLFMRQRSASNEGVFCAMDQSSASECWPPSANSQSENDSDSYGQEPRVSARNEINARERCDNARNSPAIIDDDYSCENGNREATEAAETENSTCGFEDSLMEPSRKDPQFHQHELIAEETEEEQASERSESVEQLSESFSKIEESFMDLGANSGISDRAEEILATGSSRSEKKLRQFNVNNNNSVERDAETADKPKPLRERSRRTQTRRDGNVCGSVSSRSSTGGSISNCSSSDETDTTKLQKLPASRRCASGVTTCACHTKSTSTQVPVHLMNRSMQTSVNADTSSLKSSPFRFVESPDGTSLIKIIRPSCDGKLGSLKEGEILKPLYVLFPNYTLPDLGFLKEKRKEIDVGNVFLMPQQLGSISPLKDCMDPGGGEKARKKRSPVNGKSPRPFSCNDVEALRKKGFGHIKDWDSLTFLLPREYCQFLSEVPEVLRHVKGREERPEPLFCVSPPSRARPTSCDCGSFAAAQTAAAATNVSSSSSTATQPSSGYRGSSTMLLTDSSSNHPAPAGHGGNPLFVYRYDSVSSESSLVGAPQQGGGRQLPVLPKRSISLPTHGKGPDTPPRPPLPRSILRKSLCSGSPQYACKVHKNNANTKRYSMFELGGDGRGRSVAGKQQRASYHDAGLTGCLEDLGKKLAERHSPEKDVDELEDEDYDDEGVDAGTDSSFEDGGCRFRARPPTPPLPRTPDEPTEKVLKLEEFLHLSGLSMVVSGDGTETWTEGDRSRLRAEVSKFLLDKNGPRGCADESEDRDCRFGGSSAKKVSFAEKVCVRVRDEAEVKEGTSIILPTPHNSSAVIENTYKHFQGERGSPCGRSECVVPRAAGQSEPTCRSPGGTSPVDMAQKRDLVTAVSDAVEGIVGHFAAARNQDHCARLGSSEHTPACAKLVLSRLCPALYAALGDGLRPELDTIFGPVANSVWQVVEASAQQGVMTKHLNELVLRINSEDIMTEGRVKFNTFVFGLLNVRSLDAWVSYLRTRESIIRKHFSPHGLLLLATTAGAPVHGLLDQLVASLQPLSLLPFQLDLLFESKQLHMSLRRLDAFQKPAAAVAEEEPAKPWTLRKLVRSLQNSLTQSFEDDALPGWPHRSPKSPPKNVSDEEATPLPDLLGERPRPRSGVDSGGFSLVSDLASTVRKRWSGIQLGSKLFQAFDRLTAEDGDDEYPDSLETNLRPDAGRKGSGSSGSTGEDFSEGVPRDGAASPAPSTQEGVEQGTGRFRKLQMKWEMLSGKETSTEKVSPVTSPQSQGSGGSTPSTGRSRIPRLVTSPVRPASGIPVPARRGSQPPKAGSPGMIPRRPVPAAARCSRLDQLQSAGKPARPSSLPYRPPSARGLPVVSGRGQEQHRRAASSSLSRQKQAAGGAQPLQRWVRTLCHRLPSDSGHLSFNEGERLRVVLNVDGKWLLCCRGDRKGLVPRAAVVPLSEVMSARV is encoded by the exons AACGACTCCGCCGGCTCGACGGACACCATGTCCATCTGCAAGTCGGAGCTGCTGTTCTCGCCGGTGCGCGACTGCCCGCTGCCGGCGACCAACTTCAGCGTCGACTCGCTGGACTGCGACCACGACATCATGCTCACGTGCCAGGCCAACAAGGACAACTACACCATCGCCTTCGAGGGCAGCGCGACTCTCTACTCGGAGGACTCGGACTACCACGAGCCAG GCGACAGCGGCAGGGCGTCCCAGTCCAGCACCTGGGCGCGGCACTGCTTCAAGCCCCACGCGGGCGGGGGCCGTGCCCTGGAGACCTCGATGGCGCGCTCCGACCCGGCCTACACCACCTGGAGCAAGCTGAAGAAGCGGTCCAGCGAGGTGCAGCTGGCGCGACACCCCTCGGGCAACAACAACGACGTCTGCGGCGTCGGGGACGTCTCGGCGCTGAAGAGCCAGAGCCTGCCGGACCTGCACCGGCGGCGGAGGAACCGCCTCTTGTCCTCGGCGAGCAACATGGCGTCCTCGGTGGAGTCCGAGCCGCGGGCCGTCAAGCTGTACGACCACCGGCGCGGCAGCATCACCTCCGACACCAACAGCTCGGTGGACGGCGGGGCCCGCAGGCGCAACTTCAGCCTGGTGCGACTCTTCATGAGGCAGCGCAGCGCCAGCAACGAGGGCGTCTTCTGCGCCATGGACCAGTCCTCGGCCAGCGAGTGCTGGCCGCCGTCCGCCAACAGCCAGTCGGAGAACGACAGCGACTCGTACGGGCAGGAGCCGAGGGTGAGCGCCCGCAACGAGATCAACGCCCGGGAGCGGTGCGACAACGCGCGGAACAGCCCGGCCATCATCGACGACGACTACAGCTGCGAGAACGGCAACCGGGAAGCCACCGAGGCCGCGGAGACGGAGAACTCGACGTGCGGCTTCGAGGACAGCCTGATGGAGCCGAGCAGGAAGGACCCGCAGTTCCACCAGCACGAACTGATCGCGGAGGAGACGGAGGAGGAGCAGGCGTCGGAGCGGTCCGAGTCCGTGGAGCAGCTCTCGGAGAGCTTCTCCAAGATCGAGGAGTCCTTCATGGACCTCGGTGCGAACAGCGGCATCAGCGACCGCGCGGAGGAGATCCTCGCCACGGGCTCCAGCCGCAGCGAGAAGAAACTCCGCCAGTTCAACGTGAACAACAACAACAGCGTGGAGAGGGACGCGGAGACCGCCGACAAGCCGAAGCCACTGCGGGAGCGAAGTCGAAGGACACAAACCAGGAGAGACGGAAACGTGTGCGGCAGCGTCTCCAGTCGGTCCTCGACCGGCGGCAGCATCAGCAACTGCAGCTCGAGCGACGAGACGGACACCACGAAGCTCCAGAAGCTGCCGGCGTCCAGGCGTTGCGCGAGTGGCGTCACGACGTGTGCGTGCCACACCAAGAGCACCTCCACCCAGGTCCCGGTCCACCTCATGAACCGCAGCATGCAGACCTCTGTCAACGCAGACACGAGCTCTCTCAAGTCCTCGCCCTTCAGGTTCGTCGAGAGCCCCGATGGCACATCTCTGATTAAGATCATCAGGCCCTCGTGCGACGGGAAGCTGGGCTCCTTGAAGGAAGGGGAGATACTGAAGCCTTTGTATGTTCTGTTTCCAAACTACACCCTGCCAGACTTGGGCTTCCTGAAAGAGAAAAGGAAGGAGATAGATGTCGGGAATGTGTTTCTGATGCCGCAACAGCTGGGGTCAATCTCTCCCTTGAAAGACTGCATGGATCCCGGAGGTGGAGAGAAGGCGAGGAAGAAGCGGTCTCCTGTCAACGGGAAGTCTCCCCGGCCGTTCTCCTGCAACGACGTGGAGGCTCTGAGGAAGAAGGGCTTCGGCCACATCAAGGACTGGGACTCGCTGACGTTCCTCCTGCCGAGGGAGTACTGTCAGTTCTTGTCGGAGGTGCCGGAGGTGTTGCGGCACGTGAAGGGGAGGGAAGAGCGGCCGGAGCCTCTCTTCTGCGTCTCGCCGCCGTCGCGCGCGCGCCCGACGAGCTGTGACTGCGGGTCCTTCGCGGCGGCCCAGACCGCGGCGGCAGCCACCAACGTCTCCTCCTCGTCCAGCACGGCCACGCAGCCCTCATCGGGCTACCGTGGGTCGTCCACCATGCTCCTGACCGACTCCTCGTCCAACCATCCGGCCCCGGCGGGCCATGGCGGGAACCCACTGTTCGTGTACCGCTACGACAGCGTGAGCTCCGAGTCGAGCCTGGTGGGCGCGCCGCAGCAGGGCGGTGGGCGGCAGCTGCCCGTGCTGCCCAAGCGCTCCATCTCCCTGCCCACGCACGGGAAGGGCCCGGACACGCCCCCGAGGCCCCCGCTGCCCCGGAGCATCCTGCGCAAATCCCTGTGCAGCGGAAGCCCGCAGTACGCCTGCAAAGTGCACAAGAACAATGCCAACACCAAGCGGTACAGCATGTTCGAGTTGGGTGGTGATGGGCGGGGCAGGTCCGTCGCGGGGAAGCAGCAGCGGGCTTCCTATCACGATGCGGGGCTCACTGGGTGTCTCGAGGACCTCGGGAAGAAGCTTGcggagcgacactcgcccgagaaggATGTGGACGAGTTGGAGGACGAGGACTACGACGACGAGGGCGTCGACGCGGGGACCGACAGCAGCTTCGAGGACGGCGGGTGCCGGTTCCGGGCACGCCCGCCGACACCACCGCTACCAAGGACACCGGACGAACCAACAGAGAAGGTCCTGAAGCTGGAGGAGTTCCTTCACCTGAGCGGCCTGTCGATGGTCGTGTCGGGCGATGGGACGGAGACCTGGACGGAGGGGGACAGGAGCAGGCTACGGGCAGAGGTCAGCAAGTTCCTCCTGGATAAGAATGGGCCGAGAGGATGCGCGGATGAAAGTGAAGACCGCGACTGCAGGTTCGGCGGAAGTAGCGCGAAGAAGGTCAGCTTCGCGGAGAAGGTGTGCGTGAGGGTCCGAGATGAGGCAGAGGTCAAGGAAGGCACGAGCATCATTCTGCCAACTCCTCACAACTCCTCGGCGGTGATCGAAAACACCTACAAGCATTTCCAG GGAGAGAGAGGCTCCCCATGCGGGCGGTCAGAGTGCGTCGTGCCACGTGCCGCGGGCCAGTCCGAGCCCACCTGCAGGTCCCCGGGAGGCACGTCACCCGTCGACATGGCGCAGAAGCGAG ACCTGGTGACGGCAGTGAGCGACGCGGTGGAGGGCATCGTGGGCCACTTTGCGGCGGCCAGGAACCAGGACCACTGCGCGCGGCTCGGCAGCTCGGAGCACACGCCCGCGTGCGCGAAGCTGGTGCTGTCACGGCTGTGCCCCGCGCTCTACGCCGCGCTGGGCGACGGGCTCAGGCCGGAGCTGGACACCATCTTCGGGCCCGTCGCCAACTCCGTGTGGCAGGTCGTTGAGGCGTCCGCCCAGCAAG gtgttATGACTAAACATCTCAATGAGCTAGTCTTACGAATCAACTCCGAAGACATTATGACAGAAGGAAGAGTCAAGTTCAACACCTTTGTGTTTGGCCTGCTGAA CGTGCGGTCTCTGGATGCCTGGGTGAGCTACCTGCGGACGCGCGAGAGCATCATCCGTAAGCACTTTTCCCCGCATGGCCTCCTGCTACTGGCGACGACGGCCGGGGCGCCGGTGCACGGGCTCCTGGACCAGCTGGTGGCGTCCTTGCAGCCCCTCTCGCTGCTGCCCTTCCAGCTGGACCTCTTGTTCGAGAGCAAGCAGCTGCACATGAGCCTCCGGAGGCTGGACGCCTTCCAGAAGCCGGCGGCGGCCGTGGCCGAGGAGGAACCGGCCAAGCCCTGGACCCTGCGGAAGCTTGTCCGATCCCTACAGAACAGTCTGACGCAGTCCTTCGAGGACGATGCGCTACCCGGGTGGCCCCACCGCAGCCCCAAGTCGCCCCCGAAGAATGTTAGTGATGAGGAGGCCACCCCCTTGCCGGACCTTCTGGGGGAGAGGCCCCGCCCGCGGTCGGGCGTCGACTCTGGAGGGTTCTCCCTGGTGAGCGACCTGGCCAGTACCGTGAGGAAGCGCTGGAGCGGCATCCAGCTGGGCTCCAAGCTGTTCCAGGCCTTCGACCGGCTCACGGCAGAGGACGGGGACGATGAGTACCCGGACAGCCTGGAGACGAACCTAAGGCCCGACGCCGGCCGGAAGGGGTCAGGCTCGTCCGGCTCCACCGGGGAGGACTTCTCGGAGGGCGTGCCCCGTGATGGTGCAGCCTCGCCGGCCCCAAGCACGCAGGAGGGGGTGGAGCAGGGTACAGGCCGCTTCCGGAAGCTGCAGATGAAGTGGGAGATGCTGAGCGGGAAGGAGACGAGCACGGAGAAGGTGTCGCCGGTGACCTCCCCGCAGAGCCAGGGCAGTGGAGGCAGCACGCCCAGCACTGGCCGGTCCAGGATCCCTCGTCTGGTGACCTCTCCCGTGAGGCCGGCCTCGGGCATCCCGGTGCCAGCGAGGCGTGGGTCGCAGCCCCCGAAGGCAGGCTCCCCGGGGATGATACCCCGCAGGCCGGTGCCCGCCGCGGCACGGTGCAGTCGCCTGGACCAGCTGCAGAGCGCGGGGAAGCCGGCGCGTCCCAGCAGCCTGCCCTACCGGCCGCCCAGCGCCCGAGGGCTGCCGGTGGTTAGCGGCCGTGGGCAGGAGCAGCACCGGCGGGCGGCGTCGTCTTCGCTGAGTCGCCAAAAGCAGGCCGCCGGCGGGGCCCAGCCGTTGCAGAG GTGGGTGCGGACGCTGTGCCACCGACTGCCGTCCGACAGCGGTCACCTGTCCTTCAACGAGGGCGAGCGACTGCGCGTGGTCCTTAACGTGGACGGCAAGTGGCTGCTGTGTTGTCGTGGCGACCGGAAGGGGCTGGTACCCCGCGCGGCGGTCGTGCCGCTTTCGGAGGTGATGTCCGCCCGTGTGTGA